Below is a genomic region from Anabas testudineus chromosome 13, fAnaTes1.2, whole genome shotgun sequence.
ACTTCTTGCAGTTTTTAACcttgatatttaaaaatgctttGGCTGAATGCTTCAATCAAAGTGAAAGAATTTATCATAGGTGGGTTTGACACAGTCAAAGGTCCTATGATACTTGGTGTGGTTATGTTGCTTGTCTATGTTGTAGCTGTTTTAGCCAATATGTTAAACATGCTCATAATTATTTTCAACAAGAAATTACACAAACCAATGTATCTTCTCATTTGTAACCTTGCTGTTGTTGATCTACTGTACACCTCTAGTGTCAGTCCCACAATGATTGGGGTTCTGGTTACTGGTGTTAAGACTATATCCTATTTGCCATGTTtaatacaaatgtttgttttccagttagGATGGGTGATGGAGATGTTTGCTTTAGCGGTTATGGCATTTGATCGACTGATTGCTATTAGTTGTCCTTTTCATTATCACAgttatttaacaaacacacGTATGCTTGTTCTTACATATATCCTGTGGCTTGTTGCCTGTACTTTTGTAGTTGTTCTTCCTGCAACTGTGATTCCTCTCCCTTACTGTTACTCAGTGTTGAAGTACACTTTCTGTGAATATGCTGCTGTAATACGAACCACCTGTGTTGACCCCAACTACTATTTCAACATTGCTGCagtcatta
It encodes:
- the LOC113170991 gene encoding olfactory receptor 6N1-like; this encodes MLWLNASIKVKEFIIGGFDTVKGPMILGVVMLLVYVVAVLANMLNMLIIIFNKKLHKPMYLLICNLAVVDLLYTSSVSPTMIGVLVTGVKTISYLPCLIQMFVFQLGWVMEMFALAVMAFDRLIAISCPFHYHSYLTNTRMLVLTYILWLVACTFVVVLPATVIPLPYCYSVLKYTFCEYAAVIRTTCVDPNYYFNIAAVIIFFILFFTFGFICLSYIGIIYFVKLSSNNEKKKIGSTCLSHLIVVICYYFPVFILVVLTRLGVVLTLEARNGLNIGSILCPSLVNPFVYCLRTKEIKYKIIKMCKKVETSQ